One genomic segment of Clostridium saccharoperbutylacetonicum N1-4(HMT) includes these proteins:
- a CDS encoding GNAT family N-acetyltransferase produces MGSHGNVKIEADKLNKTEYLVKDKNDIIVGRFISSELRTASKTCNIELSFYREGAYEILSDTLAFILKATFNDQNIFKVNIKVNENIDINSFLDLGFTLEGVFSQNQYFKGEYYDELSFGITKIEYNNLNKYSLVELKGEGITLRNLTPGDAQEVLEYYQKNKNYLAPFEPGKDADFYTLEMQKKLLIKSYKELLNGISVELGIFKGEKLIGKMKLSRIVHGSIKSGVLGYSIDEDEQGNGYMKESVKIFLKYAFTECNLHRIEASALINNKRSRMVLTKCGFKLVGINEKYLLINGKWEDHATYYIVKEDFDNEKIK; encoded by the coding sequence ATGGGATCACATGGTAATGTAAAAATAGAAGCAGACAAATTAAATAAAACAGAATATTTAGTAAAGGATAAAAATGATATTATTGTTGGGAGATTTATCAGCTCAGAATTAAGAACTGCAAGTAAAACATGTAATATAGAGCTTAGTTTCTATAGAGAAGGAGCCTATGAAATATTGAGTGATACACTAGCATTTATATTGAAGGCTACATTTAATGACCAAAATATTTTTAAGGTTAATATTAAAGTTAATGAAAATATAGATATTAATTCATTTTTGGATTTAGGCTTTACATTAGAAGGAGTATTTAGTCAGAACCAATATTTTAAAGGTGAATATTATGATGAATTATCTTTTGGTATTACTAAAATAGAATATAATAATCTTAATAAATATTCGCTTGTGGAATTAAAAGGAGAAGGTATTACTTTAAGAAATTTAACACCAGGTGATGCACAAGAAGTTCTAGAATATTATCAAAAAAATAAAAATTATTTAGCTCCTTTTGAGCCAGGAAAGGATGCTGATTTTTACACATTAGAAATGCAAAAAAAGCTTTTAATTAAGAGTTATAAAGAACTTTTGAATGGTATAAGTGTTGAACTCGGAATTTTTAAAGGAGAAAAGTTAATTGGCAAGATGAAGCTTTCAAGAATTGTTCATGGATCAATAAAAAGCGGAGTATTGGGTTATTCAATCGATGAAGATGAACAAGGGAATGGATATATGAAGGAAAGTGTTAAAATATTTCTTAAATATGCATTTACTGAATGTAACCTTCATAGAATAGAGGCATCAGCGTTAATAAATAATAAAAGATCAAGAATGGTACTGACAAAGTGTGGATTTAAACTTGTAGGAATAAATGAAAAATATCTTTTAATTAATGGTAAATGGGAAGATCACGCAACTTATTATATTGTAAAAGAAGACTTTGATAATGAAAAAATAAAGTAA
- the manZ gene encoding PTS mannose transporter subunit IID, with protein sequence MSDKKLNKSDIVSMFIRSNFLLGSFNFERMQSIGFCVTLIPALKKLYKGDELSAALKRHLEFFNTQPFMATPIMGITAAMEEQKANGADISEASISGVKIGLMGPLAGVGDPIFWGTLRPVLAALGAGFALTGSIIGPLIFFLGFNAIRLATNWYGMFYGYEKGTQLVSDMSGNKLRYLTEGSSVLGLLVIGGLVSKWTSINIPFVLSKYTQSDGKEVITTVQSVLDSLMPGLVPLLLTFACMYLLKKRVNPLLIIFGLFAIGILGVASGILQ encoded by the coding sequence ATGAGTGATAAGAAATTAAATAAAAGTGATATAGTAAGCATGTTTATTCGTTCAAATTTTCTATTAGGGTCATTTAACTTTGAAAGAATGCAATCAATAGGATTTTGCGTAACTTTAATACCAGCTTTAAAAAAGTTATATAAAGGCGATGAATTAAGTGCAGCATTGAAAAGGCATTTGGAGTTCTTTAATACACAACCATTTATGGCTACTCCAATCATGGGGATAACAGCTGCGATGGAAGAACAAAAAGCAAATGGAGCAGATATTAGTGAGGCATCAATAAGTGGTGTGAAAATTGGACTTATGGGACCTCTTGCTGGAGTAGGAGATCCAATATTCTGGGGAACATTAAGACCAGTACTTGCAGCTTTAGGAGCAGGATTTGCACTTACAGGAAGTATTATTGGACCGTTAATATTTTTCTTAGGGTTCAATGCAATTAGACTTGCAACAAATTGGTATGGAATGTTTTATGGGTATGAAAAAGGAACTCAATTAGTTTCAGATATGAGCGGAAATAAACTTAGATATCTTACTGAAGGATCTTCAGTGCTTGGATTACTTGTTATAGGAGGACTTGTTTCAAAATGGACAAGTATAAATATACCTTTTGTTCTTTCAAAATATACACAATCTGATGGTAAAGAAGTAATTACAACAGTGCAAAGTGTTCTTGATAGTTTAATGCCAGGATTGGTTCCTTTATTATTAACATTCGCGTGTATGTATTTATTAAAGAAAAGAGTTAATCCACTACTAATTATATTTGGATTATTTGCAATTGGTATTTTAGGCGTTGCTAGCGGAATTCTACAATAA
- a CDS encoding PTS mannose/fructose/sorbose transporter subunit IIC, with amino-acid sequence MSTLQLILLVIVAAIAGMASVLDEAQFHRPLIACTLVGLVLGDIQTGIILGGTLEMLALGWMNVGAAMAPDAALASVISAILVIVGKQSIGAGIAVAVPIAAAGQVLTIFVRTITVFFQHLADKYAEQGNTRGIEMCHILGLSLQAIRVAVPAAIVGILAGTDAVNAALAAIPPVITRGLQVSGGFIVVVGYAMVINMMNSKSLMPFFFIGFLLAAFTNFNLIGFGAIGVICAIFHIKSIANEGKVVVAGNVGIDDIDDSELM; translated from the coding sequence ATGAGTACTTTACAATTAATTTTATTGGTAATAGTTGCAGCGATTGCTGGTATGGCTAGTGTTCTTGATGAAGCACAATTTCATAGACCATTAATTGCATGTACATTAGTTGGACTTGTATTAGGAGATATTCAAACAGGAATTATTTTAGGCGGAACACTAGAAATGTTAGCACTTGGATGGATGAATGTTGGTGCGGCAATGGCACCAGATGCAGCGCTTGCAAGTGTAATTTCAGCAATACTTGTTATAGTTGGAAAACAATCAATTGGAGCTGGTATAGCGGTTGCGGTACCAATTGCAGCAGCAGGTCAAGTACTTACTATCTTTGTAAGAACAATAACCGTATTTTTCCAACACTTAGCTGATAAATATGCAGAACAGGGTAACACTAGAGGAATAGAGATGTGCCACATTTTGGGATTATCACTTCAAGCAATACGTGTAGCTGTGCCAGCAGCAATAGTAGGAATACTTGCAGGTACAGATGCGGTTAATGCAGCTCTTGCGGCTATACCACCAGTAATTACAAGAGGACTCCAAGTATCAGGTGGATTTATAGTAGTAGTAGGATATGCAATGGTAATAAACATGATGAATAGTAAATCATTAATGCCATTCTTCTTTATAGGATTTTTACTTGCAGCATTTACAAACTTTAACTTGATTGGTTTTGGTGCAATAGGTGTTATCTGTGCTATATTCCATATAAAATCTATAGCTAATGAAGGAAAAGTAGTAGTTGCAGGCAATGTTGGAATTGATGATATAGATGATTCGGAATTAATGTAA
- a CDS encoding mannose/fructose/sorbose PTS transporter subunit IIB, translating to MEISFVRIDDRLIHGQVATVWTKDSGCNRIMAVSDEVAADDLRKQLVIQVAPPGIKAYVIPVEKAIEAYKNPKYDSFKTLFLFTNPTDVLRMVEGGVDIKSVNVGGMCYKDGTKQITSALCMSDADIESFKKLNEKGIELEVRKLAKDTKVNLMDRLRELKLI from the coding sequence ATGGAAATTAGTTTTGTAAGAATTGATGACAGATTAATACATGGACAAGTGGCAACTGTTTGGACAAAAGATAGTGGTTGCAATAGAATAATGGCAGTTAGCGATGAGGTTGCTGCAGATGATTTGAGAAAGCAATTGGTAATTCAAGTAGCACCTCCAGGAATTAAGGCTTATGTAATTCCAGTTGAAAAGGCAATTGAAGCGTATAAAAATCCTAAATATGATAGTTTTAAAACTTTATTTTTATTCACTAATCCTACAGATGTTCTTAGAATGGTTGAAGGCGGAGTTGATATTAAATCTGTAAACGTTGGCGGAATGTGCTATAAGGATGGCACAAAACAAATAACAAGTGCACTTTGTATGAGCGATGCTGATATTGAGTCCTTTAAGAAACTTAATGAAAAAGGCATTGAATTAGAAGTAAGAAAATTAGCAAAAGATACTAAAGTAAATTTAATGGATAGGTTAAGAGAATTAAAACTTATTTAG
- a CDS encoding PTS sugar transporter subunit IIA — MISVIVGTHGIFSEEILKSAEMIFGSQENVGSVTFNPGEGIDSLVEKYNNLINRLDSKEGVLFMVDLFGGSPFNAASIIAMKNENMEIVTGVNLPMILEVLGSREFLNLQELVQIALNSGKDAIKILTKNVEIDEEEL, encoded by the coding sequence ATGATATCAGTCATAGTAGGTACTCATGGGATTTTCTCAGAAGAGATCTTAAAGTCAGCAGAGATGATTTTTGGTTCTCAAGAAAATGTTGGTAGTGTCACTTTCAATCCGGGTGAAGGTATAGATAGTTTAGTAGAAAAATATAACAACCTAATTAATAGATTAGATTCTAAAGAGGGTGTTTTATTTATGGTAGATCTTTTTGGTGGAAGTCCATTTAATGCAGCTAGTATTATTGCAATGAAAAATGAAAATATGGAAATTGTTACAGGTGTAAATCTTCCAATGATTCTAGAGGTGTTAGGAAGCAGAGAATTTTTAAATTTACAAGAATTAGTTCAAATTGCATTGAATTCAGGGAAAGATGCTATAAAAATATTGACTAAAAATGTTGAAATTGATGAAGAAGAATTATAA
- a CDS encoding sigma 54-interacting transcriptional regulator produces the protein MKRIERIYSYIETNSKNFTKNKLLEIKGFSAQEIGEKLDILRSNVSRELNTLCRDGKIIKIKNRPVLYFDRSSFEEILSIKLPKELEEISDLDDFVKVDKSIGGEEESPFNYLIGAHTSLKNQIEQAKAALLYPPNGLHTLIIGSTGVGKSLFVNIMYQYSKYIKKLQEDAPFVVFNCADYSNNPQLLLSYIFGHVKGAFTGADKEKEGIVEKADGGILFLDEIHRLPPEGQEMIFYFMDTGTYNKLGETDRHRKANVLLIGATTEDPSSTLLNTFIRRIPITILIPNFEERSMEDKLELIHYLLSKEAQRVNKTIRISAESIKALIGSTSYGNVGQLKSNIQLICATGFLNCMNTDKDIDINLNSLPTNIRDGLLNFENKSKDDGQVWNRVPKLLTIKPDGNRTFIETDGYEPPFNIYNIIEDKAFVLKEEGMSDQDIKKYITTDINVHLKQFYAKFKGDTYRKDGLLKIVDKDIVDFAQEIKALAEERLDKSLNDRFIYAISLHFSALFNRIKKNTVSFSNNIKLTLSTINTKEYEVAKEIHKLIEDRYDIAIPEIEIEYLALLLNSIQELSHQERVGIVVAAHGTSTATSMVAVAKKLFEADNILAVDMPLERTPSDILESVIEKVKQIDEGKGVLLLVDMGSLNTFGETITERTNINVKSIDMVSTALVLEAVRKCSLTDTDLDSVYSYLLTDFRGYTNNIHAENDLGDDNVIVTICSTGKGAAVKLKELVEAVTKNIYISSNVKVIPTGIINLNESIKHISEKHKILALVGITNPNLGIPFISIEELINGAGENVLRNIIEGKLTVSSARGEDQIVLKNLCKQTLMEIVTFINPEKIYPLLDRFVKAIEAYLEVQYDNPTKLRIIFHVACALERMLLNNGLVYDSSESELNPKYVQALREANLIFKEALSISLTDDEIYYIVDAINVC, from the coding sequence ATGAAGCGTATTGAAAGAATTTATAGTTATATTGAAACTAATTCTAAGAATTTTACAAAGAATAAGCTTCTGGAGATTAAAGGGTTTAGTGCTCAAGAAATTGGAGAAAAACTTGATATATTAAGGAGTAATGTGTCAAGAGAACTTAATACTTTATGTAGAGATGGGAAAATAATCAAAATAAAGAATAGACCTGTTCTCTATTTTGATAGAAGCAGTTTTGAAGAAATATTATCAATTAAGTTGCCAAAAGAGTTAGAAGAAATATCTGACCTTGATGATTTTGTAAAGGTTGATAAATCTATTGGTGGTGAAGAAGAGTCTCCATTTAATTATTTGATTGGAGCACATACTAGTCTTAAAAATCAAATTGAACAGGCTAAAGCTGCATTATTATATCCCCCAAATGGACTTCATACATTGATAATAGGTAGTACAGGAGTAGGAAAAAGTTTATTTGTTAATATAATGTACCAATATTCTAAATACATAAAAAAATTGCAAGAAGATGCTCCATTTGTAGTATTTAATTGTGCCGATTATAGTAATAATCCTCAACTTCTTTTATCCTACATATTTGGTCATGTCAAAGGTGCATTCACAGGTGCGGATAAAGAAAAAGAAGGAATTGTTGAAAAAGCTGATGGAGGGATATTGTTTTTGGATGAAATTCATAGACTTCCTCCTGAAGGGCAAGAGATGATTTTTTACTTTATGGATACAGGAACATACAATAAACTTGGAGAAACAGATAGACATCGTAAGGCAAACGTGCTATTAATAGGTGCTACAACAGAAGATCCAAGCTCAACATTGCTAAACACTTTTATTAGAAGAATACCTATAACTATACTAATTCCTAATTTTGAAGAAAGGTCAATGGAAGATAAACTTGAACTAATACATTATTTACTTTCAAAAGAGGCTCAAAGGGTAAATAAGACTATTAGAATTTCTGCTGAATCTATAAAAGCATTGATTGGAAGTACGTCTTATGGGAATGTTGGACAATTGAAATCTAATATACAGTTAATTTGTGCGACAGGATTTCTTAATTGCATGAATACAGATAAAGATATAGATATAAATTTGAATTCTCTACCAACTAACATAAGAGATGGACTGCTTAATTTTGAAAACAAATCAAAAGATGATGGACAAGTATGGAATAGGGTTCCTAAGCTACTTACTATAAAGCCAGATGGCAACAGAACTTTTATAGAAACAGATGGTTATGAACCACCTTTTAATATTTATAATATTATAGAAGACAAGGCATTTGTTCTTAAAGAAGAGGGAATGAGTGATCAAGATATAAAAAAATATATAACTACTGATATAAATGTTCATTTAAAACAATTTTATGCAAAATTTAAAGGTGATACTTATCGCAAAGATGGTTTATTAAAAATTGTAGACAAGGATATTGTTGATTTTGCGCAAGAAATAAAAGCTTTAGCTGAGGAGAGGTTAGATAAAAGTTTAAATGATAGATTTATTTATGCCATAAGTCTTCACTTTAGTGCGCTGTTTAATAGAATCAAAAAGAATACTGTTTCTTTTTCTAATAATATTAAATTAACTTTATCAACAATTAATACTAAAGAGTATGAAGTTGCTAAAGAAATTCATAAACTTATAGAAGATAGATATGATATAGCAATTCCAGAAATAGAAATAGAATATCTAGCGTTGCTTCTAAATTCAATTCAGGAATTATCACATCAAGAGAGAGTTGGAATTGTAGTGGCAGCTCATGGTACAAGTACAGCTACTAGCATGGTTGCTGTAGCTAAGAAACTTTTTGAAGCTGACAATATTTTAGCTGTTGATATGCCACTTGAAAGAACACCATCCGATATTTTGGAGAGTGTTATTGAAAAAGTTAAGCAAATTGATGAGGGAAAAGGAGTATTGCTTCTGGTTGATATGGGCTCTTTAAATACCTTTGGTGAAACAATTACCGAAAGAACCAACATTAATGTAAAAAGCATAGATATGGTATCAACAGCATTGGTGCTAGAAGCAGTTAGAAAATGTTCTTTAACTGACACAGATTTAGATTCTGTATATTCATATTTACTTACTGATTTTAGAGGGTATACAAATAATATTCATGCAGAAAATGATTTAGGTGATGATAATGTTATAGTTACTATTTGTTCAACTGGCAAAGGAGCAGCTGTTAAACTTAAAGAATTAGTCGAAGCTGTGACTAAAAATATATATATTAGTAGTAATGTTAAAGTTATTCCTACAGGAATAATTAATTTAAATGAATCGATAAAACATATTTCTGAAAAGCATAAAATTTTAGCCCTTGTTGGTATAACCAATCCTAACTTGGGAATTCCATTTATATCTATTGAAGAATTAATTAACGGGGCTGGAGAAAATGTATTAAGAAATATAATTGAAGGTAAATTAACTGTGTCAAGTGCCAGAGGAGAAGATCAAATTGTATTAAAGAATCTATGTAAGCAGACTTTAATGGAAATAGTAACTTTTATAAATCCAGAAAAAATATATCCTTTGTTAGATAGATTTGTAAAAGCCATTGAAGCATATTTAGAAGTACAGTATGATAATCCAACAAAACTTAGAATAATTTTTCATGTTGCGTGTGCATTAGAGAGAATGCTTTTAAATAATGGATTGGTTTATGATTCATCTGAATCAGAATTAAATCCCAAATATGTACAAGCATTAAGAGAGGCAAATTTAATATTTAAAGAAGCGTTATCCATATCTTTAACCGATGATGAAATATATTATATAGTTGATGCAATTAATGTGTGTTAA
- a CDS encoding tRNA threonylcarbamoyladenosine dehydratase has translation MSVQHSLSRTELLIGEGGLDKLRQSKVVVFGVGGVGSYTIEALARAGVGELIIIDDDTVCLTNLNRQVHATYKTISQPKVQVMKERIESINRNCTVITHQVFVTQENISEIIPEDADYVVDAIDTVTAKLGLAEYCYKKNIKIMSSMGTGNKLDPTQFKVTDVFKTKICPLAKVMRHELKKRGVEKLKVVYSEEVPIKPNYEDVVTCKTGCVCTGGTKKCAEKRQIPGSISFVPPVAGMIIAGEVIKDILEINKQQ, from the coding sequence ATGTCAGTACAACATTCTTTATCAAGAACTGAACTTTTAATAGGTGAAGGTGGATTAGATAAATTAAGACAAAGTAAAGTAGTCGTTTTTGGAGTTGGAGGAGTAGGAAGTTATACCATTGAGGCACTTGCGAGAGCAGGAGTTGGAGAATTAATAATTATTGATGATGATACAGTATGTTTAACAAATTTAAATAGACAGGTGCATGCTACCTATAAAACTATAAGTCAACCTAAAGTGCAAGTAATGAAAGAAAGAATTGAATCTATAAATAGAAATTGTACAGTTATAACACATCAAGTATTTGTAACTCAAGAAAATATATCTGAAATAATTCCTGAGGATGCTGATTATGTGGTAGATGCAATTGACACTGTTACTGCAAAATTAGGACTTGCAGAATATTGTTATAAAAAGAATATTAAGATAATGAGTTCTATGGGAACAGGAAATAAATTAGATCCAACACAATTTAAAGTTACAGATGTATTTAAAACAAAGATTTGTCCATTAGCTAAGGTGATGAGACATGAACTAAAGAAAAGAGGGGTAGAGAAATTAAAAGTTGTGTATTCGGAAGAAGTCCCAATTAAGCCAAATTATGAAGATGTAGTTACATGTAAGACTGGCTGTGTTTGTACTGGGGGAACTAAAAAGTGTGCAGAAAAAAGGCAGATACCAGGGAGTATTTCATTTGTTCCACCAGTAGCTGGTATGATAATTGCTGGTGAAGTTATAAAAGATATATTAGAAATTAACAAGCAGCAATAA
- a CDS encoding 5'-methylthioadenosine/adenosylhomocysteine nucleosidase has translation MTIGIIAAMAEELEILLNDLKLIEKREKANMTFHKGTLYGKDVVAVVCGIGKVNSAICTQILASEYNVDKVINVGVAGGIGKEIYPGDIVVAENLVQHDMDTTAFGDKMGQIPRLDTFDFKCDKEMVAIAKKACEQISELNSFTGRIASGDQFVANIEKIQWLEKEFGAISCEMEGASIAQVCYLNSIPFVVIRSISDNANNGAHMDYQKFVPIAVKNSTKILKQMLELM, from the coding sequence ATGACTATAGGAATTATTGCTGCAATGGCAGAAGAATTAGAGATTTTATTAAACGACTTAAAACTTATTGAAAAAAGAGAAAAAGCTAACATGACTTTTCATAAAGGTACTTTATATGGAAAAGATGTTGTAGCTGTAGTTTGTGGAATTGGTAAAGTTAATTCTGCAATCTGTACTCAAATATTAGCTTCAGAATATAATGTAGATAAAGTTATTAATGTTGGAGTTGCAGGAGGAATCGGTAAAGAAATTTATCCTGGCGATATAGTTGTTGCAGAAAACTTAGTACAACATGACATGGATACTACAGCATTTGGAGATAAGATGGGACAAATTCCAAGACTTGATACTTTTGATTTTAAATGCGATAAAGAAATGGTTGCAATAGCTAAAAAAGCTTGCGAACAAATCTCAGAATTAAATAGCTTTACAGGCAGAATTGCTTCAGGTGATCAATTTGTAGCAAATATTGAAAAAATCCAATGGCTTGAAAAAGAATTTGGTGCTATATCTTGCGAAATGGAAGGAGCTAGCATTGCTCAAGTTTGTTACTTAAATTCAATTCCTTTTGTAGTTATTAGATCAATTTCAGATAATGCAAATAATGGAGCACATATGGATTATCAAAAATTTGTTCCTATTGCAGTTAAAAATTCAACTAAGATATTAAAACAAATGCTTGAACTGATGTAA